A genomic segment from Ruegeria sp. TM1040 encodes:
- a CDS encoding heme ABC transporter ATP-binding protein, giving the protein MTLHAQQISLSIGKKQILKDVTFAARAGALSAIVGPNGSGKSTLLKALVAELPSEGQISLNGRLLQDYAAWELASLRGVLPQAAHLAFPFTVLEVVRLGLMAGPEAQNTRLPFEALARVDLEGYAGRSYQELSGGEQQRVQLARVLAQVGAPMREGQPCWLFLDEPVSSLDIAHQLTVMDIARQFADGGGGVVAVMHDLNLTAMYADHVHVMTGGETAGAGTVADVLTDQRLSEVYGCDLRIGKVPADAAVFVLPQTARA; this is encoded by the coding sequence ATGACCTTGCATGCACAGCAGATTTCCCTCTCGATCGGCAAAAAGCAGATCCTGAAGGATGTGACGTTCGCGGCACGCGCTGGGGCGCTCTCCGCGATCGTGGGACCAAATGGCTCCGGCAAGTCCACCTTGCTCAAGGCCTTGGTTGCAGAGCTGCCGTCAGAGGGACAGATCTCCCTCAACGGGCGGCTGTTGCAGGACTACGCCGCCTGGGAGCTGGCAAGCCTGCGCGGGGTGTTGCCACAGGCCGCCCATCTCGCCTTTCCGTTCACGGTGCTGGAGGTAGTGCGACTGGGGCTGATGGCCGGGCCTGAGGCACAGAACACGCGGCTTCCCTTTGAGGCACTGGCCCGCGTGGACCTTGAGGGCTATGCCGGGCGCTCCTATCAGGAACTCTCCGGAGGCGAACAACAGCGGGTCCAGCTGGCGCGGGTTCTGGCGCAGGTCGGCGCTCCGATGCGGGAGGGGCAACCTTGCTGGTTGTTTCTGGACGAGCCTGTCTCCAGTCTCGACATCGCCCATCAGCTGACGGTGATGGATATCGCGCGCCAGTTTGCGGATGGCGGTGGCGGGGTGGTTGCGGTGATGCACGACCTGAACCTCACCGCGATGTATGCCGATCACGTGCATGTCATGACCGGCGGAGAGACCGCAGGTGCCGGAACAGTGGCGGACGTTCTGACCGATCAACGCCTGTCAGAGGTCTACGGATGCGACCTGCGCATCGGAAAAGTGCCCGCAGATGCCGCCGTCTTTGTTCTGCCGCAAACGGCGCGGGCATGA
- a CDS encoding heme/hemin ABC transporter substrate-binding protein → MRHLLLVATATASLMTAPVAQAADRILSIGGSVTEIIYALGAEDKIVARDTTSSYPAEAEALPDVGYMRALAPEGVLSVNPNLIVSEAGAGPAETLAVLKQADITFVEVPDDFSAQGIVDKINAVGAAIGEPDAAATLADKVEGELVAVAERVARLPDSERKRVLFVLSTRGGRIMASGTNTAADGIIALAGGVNALSEFEGYKLMTDEAVTRAQPDVILMMDRGGDHGMPDETLLALPAIVTTPAAETGSVVRMNGLYLLGFGPRTADAALTLARALYGEI, encoded by the coding sequence ATGCGTCACCTTCTCTTGGTCGCGACGGCCACCGCCAGCCTGATGACGGCACCGGTGGCGCAGGCCGCAGACCGGATCCTCTCGATCGGAGGCTCCGTTACGGAAATCATCTATGCCCTTGGTGCAGAGGACAAAATTGTCGCCCGCGACACCACATCAAGCTATCCAGCAGAGGCCGAGGCCCTGCCCGATGTGGGCTATATGCGCGCCCTTGCACCCGAGGGGGTGCTATCCGTGAACCCAAACCTGATCGTCTCCGAGGCGGGCGCAGGCCCGGCAGAAACGCTGGCAGTCCTGAAACAGGCCGACATCACCTTTGTCGAAGTGCCGGATGACTTCAGTGCCCAAGGCATCGTCGACAAGATCAACGCCGTGGGTGCGGCCATTGGCGAACCCGACGCGGCCGCAACCCTCGCCGACAAAGTAGAGGGCGAACTGGTAGCAGTGGCCGAGCGCGTCGCACGCCTTCCCGACAGCGAGCGCAAACGCGTCTTGTTTGTCCTTTCCACGCGTGGCGGTCGCATCATGGCCTCGGGGACAAATACAGCCGCCGATGGCATCATCGCCCTCGCGGGGGGCGTCAACGCGCTGTCGGAGTTTGAGGGCTACAAGCTCATGACCGACGAGGCCGTGACCCGCGCGCAGCCGGATGTGATCCTGATGATGGATCGCGGCGGCGACCACGGCATGCCCGACGAGACACTTCTCGCGCTGCCCGCCATCGTCACCACCCCCGCGGCCGAGACGGGCTCCGTTGTGCGCATGAATGGCCTCTATCTACTGGGGTTTGGTCCGCGGACAGCGGATGCGGCGCTGACACTCGCCCGCGCTTTATATGGTGAGATCTGA
- a CDS encoding hemin-degrading factor → MDQAHSPSANAQSALSPQVIRDLRAEHNALRARDFCDRFQIREAQLLAAYTGRGVTRLHAHPDAVMPQIERLGEVMALTRNASCVHERVGVYGNYKSGPHAAMILQPEIDLRLFPSHWIHAFALNEDTDTGPKRSIQIFDAAGDAVHKIHLRETSDHAAWDEVVAALASGDTSDVLEVAARKPVEAPKSNPAKCEVLRDEWRKMTDTHQFLRLTSKLKMNRLGAYRIVGAPFVERVPPEAVDAALQALAKSKTEIMLFVGNRGCIQIHSGPIETLRAMGPWQNVMDPRFNLHLRLDHIKEVYVVNKPTQRGPALSLEAFDGEGNIILQIFGRNAEARDSRPAWADILSTLPRLHTEETV, encoded by the coding sequence ATGGATCAGGCACATTCCCCTTCCGCCAATGCCCAGAGTGCATTGTCTCCCCAAGTTATCCGCGACCTGCGCGCAGAGCATAACGCTTTGCGTGCGCGGGATTTTTGCGACCGCTTTCAGATCCGCGAGGCACAGTTGCTCGCGGCCTATACCGGGCGAGGCGTGACCCGGCTGCACGCCCATCCCGACGCGGTGATGCCCCAGATCGAACGCCTCGGCGAGGTCATGGCGCTCACCCGCAATGCCTCCTGCGTGCATGAACGCGTTGGCGTCTATGGCAACTATAAGAGCGGCCCGCATGCCGCGATGATTCTGCAGCCAGAAATCGACCTGCGCCTCTTTCCAAGCCATTGGATCCACGCCTTTGCCCTGAATGAAGACACCGACACCGGCCCCAAGCGCTCGATCCAGATCTTTGATGCCGCGGGCGATGCCGTCCACAAGATCCACCTGCGCGAGACCTCCGATCACGCGGCCTGGGACGAGGTGGTGGCAGCGCTGGCCAGCGGCGACACCTCCGATGTGCTCGAGGTGGCCGCGCGCAAACCCGTAGAGGCGCCCAAAAGCAACCCTGCCAAATGCGAAGTCTTGCGCGATGAATGGCGCAAGATGACCGATACCCATCAATTCCTGCGCTTGACCTCCAAGCTCAAGATGAACCGCTTGGGCGCTTATCGCATCGTCGGCGCGCCCTTTGTGGAGCGCGTGCCCCCCGAAGCCGTGGACGCCGCCCTGCAGGCACTGGCCAAGAGCAAAACAGAGATCATGCTTTTTGTCGGCAATCGCGGCTGTATCCAGATCCACAGCGGGCCCATCGAGACCCTGCGCGCGATGGGGCCTTGGCAGAACGTGATGGATCCACGCTTCAACCTGCACCTGCGCCTTGATCACATCAAAGAAGTCTATGTGGTCAACAAACCGACCCAGCGCGGCCCGGCGCTCTCGCTCGAGGCCTTTGACGGGGAGGGCAACATCATCCTACAGATCTTTGGCCGCAACGCCGAGGCCCGCGACAGCCGCCCCGCATGGGCCGACATCCTCTCCACCCTGCCCCGTCTGCACACAGAGGAGACCGTGTGA
- a CDS encoding FecCD family ABC transporter permease: MVALSDPSPGPYARDIRQLDRRILARRLSVVLVVLLALAIVVNLALGASGTSLWGALGKLLSGQDLSTMERVVLWDIRLPRVLLCVLVGAALAVSGAVMQGLFRNPLADPGLVGVGAGAGLGAILSIVLGGLLPVGVQGLFGHYVTPAAAFVGGWGSTLILYRVSTRAGRTSVATMLLAGIALGALAGAVSGILVYMADDNQLRDLTFWQMGSLAGATWEKSMIAGPVIVIAIAGATWLAHGLNCLALGEAAAAHMGISVQRMKNAAIFSVAAATGVAVAATGGIGFVGIVVPHVLRLATGPDHGTLLPNAALLGATLLLGADLISRTIIAPAELPIGIVTAVLGAPVFLWILLKRRGMVDQ; the protein is encoded by the coding sequence ATGGTGGCACTGAGTGACCCCTCCCCCGGGCCCTATGCGCGCGACATCAGACAGCTTGATCGCCGCATCCTCGCGCGCCGCCTGAGCGTCGTTCTTGTGGTGCTGCTGGCCCTTGCCATCGTTGTAAACCTCGCCCTCGGCGCCTCTGGTACCTCGCTCTGGGGGGCGCTTGGCAAACTCCTCTCCGGTCAGGACCTCAGCACAATGGAGCGCGTTGTCCTCTGGGACATTCGCCTGCCGCGCGTGCTCCTGTGTGTCCTGGTGGGGGCCGCGCTTGCGGTCTCGGGGGCAGTGATGCAGGGCCTGTTTCGCAACCCGCTTGCCGATCCGGGCCTTGTCGGCGTGGGAGCCGGCGCAGGTCTTGGCGCGATCCTGTCGATTGTTCTCGGGGGCCTGCTTCCGGTCGGGGTGCAGGGCCTCTTTGGTCATTATGTAACCCCGGCTGCGGCCTTTGTCGGCGGCTGGGGGAGCACCTTGATCCTCTACCGTGTCTCAACCCGCGCCGGGCGCACGTCTGTGGCAACGATGCTGCTGGCGGGGATTGCACTCGGAGCGCTTGCAGGCGCGGTTTCCGGCATTCTGGTCTATATGGCCGACGACAACCAATTGCGTGACCTGACATTCTGGCAGATGGGCTCCCTTGCCGGGGCCACATGGGAGAAATCCATGATCGCAGGTCCAGTGATCGTGATCGCCATCGCGGGTGCGACATGGCTTGCGCATGGGTTGAACTGTCTGGCGCTTGGAGAAGCGGCCGCCGCCCATATGGGCATTTCAGTTCAGCGCATGAAAAACGCCGCGATCTTCTCGGTTGCTGCGGCCACCGGCGTCGCCGTTGCGGCCACCGGGGGCATAGGCTTTGTAGGCATCGTGGTCCCGCATGTGCTGCGCCTTGCCACAGGGCCGGATCATGGCACGCTTTTGCCCAATGCGGCCCTCCTTGGCGCGACGCTGCTGCTTGGCGCCGACCTCATCAGCCGTACCATCATCGCGCCTGCCGAACTGCCAATCGGCATCGTCACAGCCGTCCTTGGCGCGCCAGTGTTTCTGTGGATCTTGCTGAAACGACGGGGGATGGTGGATCAATGA
- a CDS encoding TonB-dependent receptor domain-containing protein: MQIKDMRGVLLCSASAMALALSAPVAKAQDVSEEDGFLGLLVLGNNKREVQTDTAAPETVINAEEIQDRQASSIAELIDSVPGVALVNSGTPTGAGINIRGHGADGTYGANQKVQIQIDGASVGSEELYRIGTQLTTDPELYREVSVIRGTVGSFEYGSGVIGGVVRLDTINASDLTDGQVGLSGRQTLGYHGNSNARISSTILGWQPTENLEFLFNYTRREQDDYTDGNGDVVSDTASEVSSLLLKGKYSFGDNAAQSLTLSFNESTSDEKDVPYDAFAGNAAFGNVDRLTETKSAVLEYAYNPLGNDLVDLTATLSYADQYIEQEQVSGTPFGIQDADHRYETTKLTVKNSALFQAFGAKHTLRAGAEILRKERLNAASAPGGTDQRLALFAIDELDFDNGLTVTPALRYERQEIEASTDGNNIRAGETFNNSALMGGVSARYAFQNGFAVFGSVAYTAGFPIIDDVDYADYPTLMTQTEKAVTHEIGASFDRVGVFASDDVVMAKVNLWQTRLWDYTSSGSSFAEFDRQDTKGVEIEASYSHMSGFYVDMNANISSGHWTKFQSGTNERYRERYDGMPPTNLALTLGKKFNEQLDVSWEGAFFKRFEDTPGFAVHNLRASYDIDTGFLKEAKLRVGVDNLFDKQYQTHLATRPAPGRNIKVSLTAAF, translated from the coding sequence ATGCAAATCAAAGACATGCGCGGGGTGCTTTTGTGCTCCGCTTCGGCAATGGCATTGGCGCTGAGCGCACCGGTGGCGAAGGCTCAGGACGTAAGCGAAGAGGACGGCTTCCTCGGGCTCTTGGTGCTTGGCAACAACAAACGCGAGGTGCAGACCGACACCGCAGCGCCTGAAACGGTCATCAACGCCGAAGAAATTCAGGACCGTCAGGCCAGCAGCATTGCCGAGCTCATCGACTCTGTGCCCGGTGTGGCGCTGGTGAATTCCGGCACCCCGACGGGGGCGGGGATCAACATTCGCGGACATGGTGCGGATGGCACCTATGGCGCCAACCAAAAGGTCCAGATCCAGATCGACGGGGCCTCGGTCGGCTCCGAGGAGCTCTATCGCATCGGCACCCAATTGACGACCGATCCTGAGCTCTATCGCGAGGTTTCCGTCATTCGCGGCACTGTGGGGTCGTTTGAATATGGCTCCGGGGTGATTGGCGGCGTGGTGCGGCTTGATACGATCAATGCCTCGGATCTCACCGATGGTCAGGTCGGTCTCTCGGGACGGCAGACGCTGGGCTATCACGGCAATTCGAACGCGCGGATCTCATCGACGATCCTGGGCTGGCAACCCACTGAGAACCTTGAATTCTTGTTCAACTACACGCGGCGCGAGCAAGATGATTACACCGATGGCAACGGGGATGTCGTCAGCGATACCGCCTCTGAGGTTTCATCGCTGCTCTTGAAAGGCAAATACAGCTTTGGCGACAATGCGGCGCAATCCCTGACCCTGTCGTTCAATGAGAGCACATCGGACGAAAAAGACGTCCCCTATGATGCATTTGCGGGCAATGCGGCCTTTGGCAATGTGGACCGCCTGACCGAGACCAAATCGGCCGTGCTGGAATATGCTTACAACCCGCTGGGCAATGATCTGGTCGATCTCACGGCGACGCTGTCCTATGCGGATCAATACATCGAGCAAGAGCAGGTGAGTGGGACGCCCTTTGGTATTCAGGACGCCGATCACCGCTATGAGACAACCAAGCTCACTGTGAAAAACAGCGCGTTGTTTCAGGCGTTTGGGGCCAAGCACACCCTGCGTGCGGGGGCTGAAATCCTGCGAAAGGAACGGTTGAATGCGGCGTCGGCCCCGGGCGGTACGGATCAACGGCTGGCGCTCTTTGCGATTGATGAGCTTGATTTCGACAATGGCCTGACGGTGACACCGGCGCTGCGCTACGAACGCCAGGAGATCGAGGCCAGCACGGATGGCAACAACATCCGCGCGGGAGAGACCTTCAACAACAGCGCGCTCATGGGCGGGGTCTCTGCACGCTACGCGTTCCAGAACGGCTTTGCGGTATTTGGCTCGGTCGCCTATACGGCCGGTTTCCCGATCATCGACGATGTTGATTACGCCGACTATCCGACCTTGATGACCCAGACTGAAAAAGCGGTCACGCATGAGATCGGCGCGTCCTTTGACCGGGTTGGCGTATTTGCCTCCGATGATGTTGTGATGGCCAAGGTGAACCTCTGGCAGACCAGACTCTGGGACTACACCTCGTCGGGATCCAGCTTTGCCGAGTTTGACCGTCAGGACACCAAGGGCGTGGAGATCGAGGCCTCTTACAGCCATATGTCGGGGTTCTATGTGGATATGAACGCCAACATCAGCAGCGGCCATTGGACCAAATTCCAGAGCGGAACCAATGAGCGCTATCGCGAGCGCTATGATGGCATGCCGCCCACCAATCTGGCGCTGACCCTCGGCAAGAAGTTCAACGAACAGCTCGATGTGTCCTGGGAAGGCGCGTTCTTCAAGCGGTTCGAAGACACCCCCGGGTTTGCGGTGCACAACCTGCGGGCCTCTTACGACATCGACACGGGGTTCTTGAAAGAAGCCAAGCTACGCGTGGGCGTCGATAACCTTTTTGACAAGCAATATCAGACGCATCTGGCGACGCGCCCGGCGCCGGGTCGCAACATCAAAGTGTCGCTGACGGCGGCTTTCTAA